The sequence below is a genomic window from Aureispira sp. CCB-E.
GGATTAGATTATAAAAATTATAGAGGGAAGGTAGGTTGTTGGATTCCTAAAATAACAACCTACCTTCATTTTTTAATAAGATACTACTTATCTTCTTTTAAGTAAGTGGACAGAAAAAAGTATAGTTAAAAATGTAATTGTTTTTAGTGCTGTTCAAAGAAAAGAATTGAAGTTTTAGCGGGCTAAAACGAGATTTTTTGATGAAGAACAGTGCAAAAAGAATTCTATTTTGCCTATAAATTTTTATGAACGATTACTTAATTGTGTATTCTTATAGGAATCAATAAACTACCATCAAAATATAAATGCCTAAAGATGAATTCAATAAAATCATTGTTGTTTTTCCTGTTGATGAGCAGTCAGGTTGTGTTTGCGCAAAATGACACAAGCAAATGCGTTTGTATTGGAGACGATATAGAGGCAAAATTCTCTAATTTGCTGAAAGATTTTATAAGCTTTGACGAATTCAATAATGTTTTGGGTTGGGAGTTAGAAAATGGAAAGGAACTATACGAATTTATTTTTTATAGAGATTTAATAGGAGGCGATAACCGAATAGTGTCTAATTACGAACTCAAGGCAGTTTCATACGATAAGATTCGTCTAAAACATCCTTCAAAATATTACACTATTGATTTACTACCTTGCACAAAGGATAAAATCTTTTATCTATTACCTCTGGAAGTATCGTATCGACACGATATAAAAACATACTTACCAGAGTTTGACTTTACCAGTTTTGATTATTCTCCAGAGTCTTATTACCGAATTCTAAAAGCTCGTGCTCGTATAGATGACATGAAGTTTCTTAAAATAGCTATAGAAACAGGTCCACTACAGTGGAAAGGTAAAGGCAAAGAGTTATCTATGAAGAAGTTCATTCGTAAAGTAATAAAAAGAAATAAAATCCAGCTTTCAGAATTCAAAGCAAAGACCTACCAAGATAGCATTCGACAATACTTACTCCAGTTTCGTAAACAAAAAGTTGACCTTACAAAAATTGCCTTGGAGCATTTTGTTCTATATGGGAAAAAATTAAGAAAGGCTGATGATAAAATTGAAAAACGGTTGCGTTATTTATTTGGTCGTTGGTTAGGGAACATTTCGTATGCTTCGATTCAACGGCATATTATCAATCCCACGGTAGAAGCTGATATAAGGGCAAATTATGTTAGCATCAAGCTCTCGCCAGATATGATTCGAGAATGGAACTCTGTGGAAAATAGACCCAAGCTTGATAGTTCTAATGTGCCTATTGGTAGTACAATACTTTGTGAAGTTTCAAACCTACATTATTCAAGTATTAAAGGGCTGAATGCTTACTCCTATGAAATCTGTATGCCAACTTCTGAAATCACAGGAACAGGCATTCTTATGGATATAATTGAAGCAGATATTGTGACCAATCAAAAAGGAGGGAAACCTAATCTAAATTACAAATTATACACTCAATGTCTGGTAGACTCCATTCGAAAAAAAGGAACAACTATTTATGAGTACTCGCCTCTTCTTACGGAGTTTTCAGGGCTGAAAATTGCTGCTGCAAATCTTGAATTACCGTTTGAGGAGCATATTATTGAATTAGATGCGTACAATGTTCTATTAAATAATAAAGTTCTAACTGGCTCTATTGATTTGCCTTCGAAAGAAAATACTGGACAATTGAATATGAATTCAATTGTAATAGTTCAGGATAATAGAAATAATAAGTTGGAAGTAGTCGTCAGCAAATTGGTAAAAACGCTCCAAAAAAGAGGTCTTAAAAACGTAGTACTAGATAGTGAAAATAGTAAGTTGACTTTTTTTTATAAAAAGTAATTGTACTAACTAACAGAAGGAGTGTTTGGGGTCTGGTAGATGGGTGAACGAATGAGGAGTTGTTTTGTCTTTGGTCAAACCAACCATAAAAAAGGGCATAAAAAAAGAAGACTTTGGAAGCCTTCTTTAGAACAATCGTACGAACACTATAACAGCAAAGTGACTAAAATAGTTCACGCAAATGTCGATTTTTTGAAATATTTATTTTTATAAATTGTTATTATTGTTGTGTTGCTTATTTTTTGTTAAAAAGTAGGCTTGTATTGGGCAGCAATCTTTGTAAGTGATTGAGGAGTCCTTTATTTTTGGCAATAGGGTTTCCTCTTAGATGGAGTGTTTCCAATTGCGTCAAATTACGAATTTGATTGGGCAAGCTTTCCAAGTGATTGCCATTTAGGTTTAGAATTTTTAACTGACGGAGTTCGCCAATACTCGTTGGTAAATCCCTTAGTTTATTAGATGCTACATTTAATATCTCTAAATTCTGCAACAAACCAATATCTCTAGGTATTGTTGTCAAATGATTGTTACTAAGATTTAAATTGTTTAAACGGCTTAATCTGAAAAGGTGCGTTGGAAGGCTTTTTAATCTATTTCTAGAAAGAATGAGCACTCTCAACATCTTTAATTGACCGATTTCCGCAGGAATTTTTATGAATCTATTTTTTCCTAGATAGAGCGTTTCTAATTGGTTTAGTACTCGAATATTTTTAGGAAACTCATGCAATTGATGCCCTGTAAGACTAACGGTTTTAATTCCCTTCAAAGTAGCAAACGGAATTTGTCCTCTGTTCCAATTTTGTTGATTAAAGTATAGCTTTTCGAGATTTACAAAAGGAGCCAAAGAAATATTACGGCGGCTAAATCCCTGTTCGAGTTTGATGATTGTTACTTTTTCTGTAAGATCAAACTCGATGCACCACAATAACTTATCATTGCTATTGGTCATCAATTCTGCTAATGTTTCATCTTGGGGTATTTTAATACTATTGAGTAAGGCTAAACCAACCCGTTGATTTTGCTCAAGGGGGCTTGCTAATAGAGCTTTTACTCTATCAAAATCTATATCTGTAGTTATCATGTTATTATTTTTTGCGTTATCAATAGCCTATGTACATGAATGGGCATTCATGTTGTACAAATAGTAAGCAATTTGTCAAAGGCTTATAAAAAAGAGTAAGTATCTAGTTTTAGACTTTCATAACGGCAAAAAAAGTGGATGTAGTGATTTTTGAGAAAATACACTAGGTTATCATTATAACCCCCTTAACGGCATCTTTTTAAGAAAAGTTCCCATGCAATAAAATTTTAGCATTTTCTAGTACAATATTTCTGTAACCTATTCTCCTTGGTGTATTATATATTATATAAATAAATAGTTTAAACTAAGAAGAGAATACTCTCTTACAAAATCAACCTCACTATGAAAATGACTTATTTAATACAGACAATGAGTTTGTCTGCATTGTTGATGACAAGCTGTACGTCTACCGAAACAGGCTCTACAGATCATGTTACAACAACGAATCTAGAAACTAAAAAGCCTAAAAAAGAAGCAATTCCCACTTTGAGCGAATTGGAACAAAATGCGGATATTATTTGGTTGGGAGAAGCTGAAGTAGATTATGCGCTCAACTACAACCGATGGGATTATGATAAGGAAGATCCAGAAAGATTACTGATGGAGAATTTAGGCTTTAAGAGCCGAAACAGTTTCAAAATATTGAAGTATCAAGTAACGGATTTGAATGCTTCTCACAATGACGACCACGATTTATTTGAAAAGGTGCTCAAAAATCGTCGTGAAATGACATTTTACAAAGATGCCACTTTAAAGGACAAATATGCTTCAAAAGAAGTAGAGCGTTTGATTGGTCGAGTCGATACTATTTTTACATTTGATCCGAAGACGATGAAAGAGCAACAGCAAGTAGTAGTAAACGCATTAGACCCAGAAACAGTCAGAGCATTTAGACTGCGTCAAGTAATTTATTATAGCCAAAAAGAGATGACTTTTAAATCCATTGCCTTGGCTATCGCTCCATTGGCATACGAAAAAACTTCCAATACTCCTGCTAGTCCAGCAGATTTAAAACCTCTTTTTTGGATGAAGCCAGAAGTATTGACAGCAGCACCAGATTTATCATCCTCAACGGTTACTTGGGCAAAACGTATGTATCGAAACTTTGATTTATCTACAGTTAAAATGATAAAGCAAGAACAAGATATTAGTGTGGTTATTGAAATGATGATGAAAGGGTTTAGAGAAAATGCTGCAACCACTAAATTGGGCTATACTTTTGATGCTGATGGCACAGAATACTTAAAGGCTGAAGAGATAAAGCATTTAGGAGCGTCTATTGATACTATTATTACCTTTGATCCTAAGACCTTTAAAGAAACCAATCAAGTGGTAAAATCTAAGATGAATGGCAGCGATATTAAAAATTTGCGGTTGTTACAGGACTGGGTATGGAACGATAAAACAAAGTCATTGAGCATTCGTTACGTTGGTTTTGCGCCTATTATTAATCGAGTTGACGCTATGGGAAATTTTTTAAATTCAGGACCAATGTTTGTTCGTAAAGTCGAAGATATTTAAGCCTTCAATTAGACCTAAAAAGATAAGAGCACAGCCGTTGTTAGAGTGGTTGTGCTTTTTTGTTATAAAAAAGGACCAAAGCAGCCACCACGCTACTTTGGTCACACACCATTTAATCTGCCTCCACCACGAGACAGAGCAATTGATTAAGTTTTTTATTCATGAATTTCGTATACCTCATTATTCATCATAAAGCGTACATTTTTGCCTAGTGCTAAAAACGCAACGGCTTCTTGATTTTCCATTAGTTTGAAATAAGCTTCTGAATTAAATTTAATTCGATTGGTTTTAATATTTTTATTCTGATTGAGAGAGATATTAGCATCCAACCATTCGTTGTTGTTATTGTACATCGCACGTCCTTGTATGTTGACAATTCCCTCAGATAGGTTGCGATGCTTGCCAGAACTATCTTTATAAGCCAATCGTTCGACACCTTGTTTAATTTCAGCTAAGTTAGAAGCTTTGTTCATGGTTTGACTTTCTTTACTAGCACGGACAGAGGACTTTCCATCTTTCTTTTTGGCATTAGCACCAAAACCAGCAATAGTTTCTACTTCTTCTTCAAAATCTATATCATCAGACAGTTGTGGGGCATCTAAAGCACGAGGTCTTAAAATCAAATCCTGTTCTTGAATTGCTTGATTTCTAGAAGCAACTGCTTCATCTTCTAAAATAAGATAGGAAGTATAAGGCGTGATAATTCCATGCTTTTTTGCTAAGCGAGTTACTTCTTTGACCAATTCTTCGTTCTCACCATGCAAACGAATTTGATCCAAGAGATATCCTACTGCCCTAGAAGCCCAGAGATTGGGAATAAAATCCAGCTCGGTATTTTCGTTGGACAAATCAACAGAATATTGAAATGTTTTGCGAGCACCATTGATATTACCACTTACGGTAATCGTTGATTTTCCAGATCCTTTATAGCGTCCCATTAAGCTGATCGAACCACCTTTAAATAAGTCAGGCAATTTTTTGTCGTAAACATCCGATATGCGCACATTTTTATCAAACTCTATGCTTATATCAGTAAGCACAGGAGAGGAAGCCTTGCTATAAAAGTCAGAGACTTTAAGTTCAATATCTTCATCAGGCAAGACATAAGTTCGATAAGCGTTGGTGCTTGCTGTAATTTTATCTAGTAAATGAGTATTGAGATTTGTGCCAATTCCAAAAGTGAAAATACGTACATTTTTCTTGTTCATTGCCGCTACTTTCTTTAATAATGGATCTTCTTCCGTTTCACCAATGGTAGGTTTTCCATCTGTCATAAAGATGACAAAGAAAGGTCTTTTGCTATTGGTTTCTTGTGCAGAAAGTGCCAAATCTAGTGCCTCTTCAATGTTTGTTCCTCCAATAGGGTTAATGTCGTCTATAAAGTCAATGGCTTTCTGTTTGTTGGATGTATTCAACTGTTCGACTTTTCCAAATAAAGAGGTAGCTTCTGTAGAGAAAGGGATAATTTCAAAACGGTCGTTTTTATTTAGATTCTCTACGCAAAAACGCAAAGCTTTTTTTGCTTGATCTAGTTTGTCACCGGCCATAGAGCCAGATTTATCCATGACAAAAACAATATCTTTGGCAACGATTTCATGTTCATTCCCAAAGCCAGGGCTTAGGTTGAGAAAGAAATAGCCATCTTCGTTGGGCATTTTGTAGTTGAGCAAAGAAAGCCCTAGTTTACTGTTGTCTAAATTAAAGTATAATTTGAAATCTCGATCTGATTTTACATTGCTTGCTTCAAAACCAACGGTTGCTTTTTCTGCTCCTTTGCGGATGATTTCGACAGGATGTGTGGGACAGTAAACTGTTTTAATTTTTTCTTTTCCATCAATATCAATTTTAAAACTAATTTGCTGGATAGGTTTGGCAGAATATTTTTCGGTATTCATAGGAAAACTATACTCGATGGTACCATTATTTTTAGAAAGGGTTTCTGTGTATGTTAGTTGTATCTTTTGTTCTTTTTTAGCTAAAATTGGAAAAATACGCACTCTGAACATCCCTTTTCCATAATACTCCAATAAAGCAGGGTCTTTGGAACGACGGACAATTTCTTCGTAAATTTTTCGAGCTTTGGTTGCGTCCAATAACTCTGCTTCATGCTTAACACCATTAATATCCATTGTAAATTTGGAAATAACAACATCTTTAGGAACAGGGAACAAGAAGTAACCTTCTAATTGGCGATTGGTTGGATTGAAAAAAACTTGCTTTATCGTAGTTGTTGCTGTTTGACCACTGATAGACGTATTAACTTGTGTGGATCTAGATTCTAGGGGAAATAAAGCGGGATTGGGTTGACCAGGAATAATAGCGTTGGGGTTACTGTGCTTATCAGGCATAACAATAATGAATCCTCCTGCGTAGCTTGCGGCAATATTAAACAACAAGGTGGTTGTTACTAATAAAATTATTTTTTGCATGATTTGTTTTGTTTGTTGGTTTAAGAGGTAATCAACAACGAGGTATTTGTTGACAATAAAGAGCAACCAGCTCAAGTGATAATTTTATGACTAACTGTTTTGGAAATATCCGAAATAGCGTTGCTCTACTCATTAAATATTATGAGTATCAACTTACTTGGGCAAATCAATAAATTATTTTTGTTTTATTAAATATTGGTTGCGTACTTAAAAATAGAGATGCACTTTGTGTGGATATGGTTGTGTGTATCAAAAAAAAATAGTGCTGTTTGTTGAAATCAGCACTACAAAAATTACGATATGGATAATAAGATGACTTGTTCAAGTATGTTGTATGGATGACGATTTGAGAGAGCAATAAGTCTGTCAATAATTGGCTCAACTGAGTAGGTTTTGAATGGTTTGTTCTACTACTTCATTCGTTTTTGGATGGCGAATAACAGCTTTGGAAATATTGCCTTGTTTGTCGATAATAAGATGAGTTGGATAGGTAATAATACCAAATTTTAAAGCCAATAACTCTTGATCAGCAGCAAAGTCAAAATTCCAACTTTTGCCTCTTAAGAAACGGGATAAATTGGCAGGACTATCCAATGCAGGAGCAATCCAAATGCAGTTCTTATTATTAGCATATTTTTTAGCCAAAGCGTTTAAGTCTTGAATATCTTTGGTGCAGATATGAGAAGCCGTAAACCAAAAACTTAAGATAGTAACTTTGCCAGCAAGGCTTTGTTTGGTATATCGTTCCCCTCTTAGATTAGACAATTCAAAATCAGGTAAAGGCTGAGCTTCGAGTTTCTTGGCGTGTTCTTTTATAGAAACTAAATGCACTTCTTCAGAACCATCTATCTTCTGTTTTTGTTCTGAAAGATAAAGCCCTTCTGCTAGCAACTGATTGAATTTATCGGTTGAAATTATTTTGTTTTGAGTATCAAAAAAAGTAATGTTCTCTTCTATTTTGGTAGGAGCAGCTCGATGACTAGAGTCTTTGATATCTTCAAAAGTAATCTTCTCCTTGCTTGGATCTTTGCAAGCGCTTAAAATGAGCAATAAGAGTATGGTATAGTTAAAATATTTCATAGGGAATCTAAATTCAAGCAAACATACTAAAAAGAATATAATTTTAAGAAGATAGTTGATATGGATTGAACGATGGCTTTAATTGATGTGGGGATCAAAGCCATATTGATAAAATTAACAAAAAAAAAGATTTATTTGAACTTTGAGAAGCCTAATTTAGGCTTTCTAAGAAACTAAAAATAGCCGCCCAATATTCTTCGTGACCTTCTTTGCTAGCCCATAAAGCTCTAGAACCATGATAACCATCTCCTTTAGGTATAAATTGTATTTGTTGGTTGTTTTGTTTTGTCTTTTGAATTAAATTTTTAATTCCTTCTGCTTCTTTTTTTGAAGAAGTAATAAAAAAAGGTTGTGCACTTGTTGTGATTAATGGAATTAGAGATCCTTTCTGACTGCTAAAGTAATTACCAGGACTGAATGACACAACAGCAAAAACTTTATTATTGTTCAATCCATTATAGAGTGCTAGTGTAGAAGAATAAGAAGAACCCCAAATAATAATTGGATGTTTGGCTTGTTTATAAAAATAATCAATAGCTGCAACGATATCTTGTTCAGCATCAAGATACTCGGTAGGCAAACCTGCTGCCATTGCTCTTTGATGAGTTGCATTAATGGGATGAATCCCATCTACGTCCATCGTGCCACCAGAACGTTGGTCAATAGCCAAACAATTGTAACCATTATGTTGTAAGACAACAGCTATAGAGTCGTATTCATATTTGTTCCACCTTGCTTGATGACAAAGTAAGATGTTGGGAGCACTGTCGCTGCTATAGTAATAATTGGCATCAATCAGTAAGCTGTCTAAAGACCTAAATTGAATACGTTTGTAAGCATTGCTGTGTTTATTGGTAATACTGTCTAAGTGCCCAAGACTATCAATGACGATCAAATTGGGTGTTGCAAGAGGGGGCTTAGGAGTAGTAGGCACCAGCGAGTGCTCATTCTGGGATGGGGCAGAAGAAGTCTCACAACTACTTAGTGTTATGATAAATAAATATATGCAAATGTAAATTGTAGCATGTAAATGTGTAGTCATTTAAAAGGTGTTTGGGAAACGCTTATAATAAAATGATATTTTAAAATAATATGTAAGTGTCTGCTTATTAATATAATAAAACTTTAAGTAAAAAACATGATAAGGTTCATTATTTAACAGAAAAAATAAAAACTTTTAGACCAAACCTATCATAAATTTGAAAAAAGCAATAAAAAAGAGTATTTTTAAAATGCCTTAATTAATTATTTTATTCCACCTAAGAACGCCTTTAATCGACTGTGCTAACATTGATAGGACGCTTGGATATTGTATGTGTAGATGCTAAATTAATATTGTTGAAGTTTTAATATAACTGCCACTAATTCAGTAACAATCTTGTCCAATCATATAGCCAAAACAGTTTTAATAATGGCTTTATTGTAAAATTAGATTTTATGCGACAAAAATTATGTTTTTTATTAATTTTTATCGCTCCAATTGTACAAGCCCAATACGATCAGCAACAACTATTATTAAACCAAAATGGTCAAGAATTACTAGATGAATTAGTGGATTTGTATAAACCTAGTTTTGTTTTAGATTATGATGATGCGAGAGATACACTTTTTGCTAAGGTATATGCATTGGAGGATAGTGTACGTTGTGTATACACAGGGCATGCCTTGCATTTGAATACTCAAGTAGATCCTTCTACCAATTTGTATAATGGAGGTAGTGCTAACGGAATTAATACAGAGCATACGTATCCTCAAAGTAAAGGAGCGGGTCAAGGAAATGCTCGTAGCGATTTGCATCATTTATTTCCTGTTCGTGCAGCTGTTAATTCTGCTCGAAATAATTTTCCCTATGCAGAAATAGCAGATGAAAAAACAACTGCTTGGTTCTACAACGCAGTGACAGAAAGTTATCCAACCAAAGAAGCAACATGGTATAGTGAATTAGATTTTAATGCCGAAGTTTTCGAACCCAAGGAAGCGCATAAGGGCAATGCTGCCCGTGCAATTTTTTACTTTTATACGATGTACAAAGCGGAAGCAGATGCCGCTGATCCTACTTTTTTTGCAAAGCAGTTGCCTACTATTTGCCAATGGCACTTGGATGATCCTGTTGACAGTTTAGAGTGGGAACGCACACACATTATAGCACATTATCAAGAAGGAAAGGCAAATCCTTTTGTCTTAGATTGTAGCTTGCCATACAGAACCTATTGCCCATATTTGCCTGCCAACAGCTGTTTTACTAGTTATAATACTTTGGCTGATTTTGGGGCAGAATTATATGCCAATTTTCCTAATCCTGCAACTACAAGCATGACCATTCAATACGAGTTAAGTCGTCCTACGATGGTTCAAATTAGTATTTATAATTCGACAGGGCAGTGTTTAAAAACGCTGTCGTTGGGGGAGCAAGACGCTGGTCTTTTTCAAAAAAATATTGTCTGCACAGATTGGGCAAGTGGAGTGTATGCTTATCGTCTTAGTTTGGAACAAAATGGACATGTTATTAATTTGGTCATACAGTTTACAATTAAGCACTAAATGTACTATTCAAGCAATCAATAAGATAGCTTTGAGTGCCTAATTAACCCTAATGGCATTATAGTCTAATTTAAACGTGTAAAAGTAAGGCTATAGCAGCGTTTCATTTCTAAATTTAAATAAAAAATGCTTAGCAACAAGTGCTAAGCATTTACAAAACTTACTTACTATGTATAAACAACTAAGAACAGAATTAGTCTACTTACTTACTGTTTAAATAATGGTTCCTAAAAAAAGCCTTACCCACAACGTTGTTTTAAGAAAAGATTCTTTTAGTCGTCTATTTAATTCCTGTTCTTGAGATGAAAATGACTCCTATTTGGTTTGAAGGAATGCTAATTTCTATTAAAAAAGATAAGATAAAGATACTTGTACAGAAGAGCTAGGAAAAGCAGCTGTAGGTTGGTTTGGATTGCTAACAGAATCGCCAATTTGCCCAATTTTATTAAAGTTGCCAAGATTGTGTACATAGCGAATTCCTAAGCCCAATTTGCTGAAAAAACGATACTCAATATGACCTACCAAGCCAAAGTTGAATCGATTGTTGGGCATATCCGCACCTTGTGCATGGACTAGGTAATCTAGTTCAGCACCCGCACCAATAAAAAAGTTTTTAACAGGCATAAATTCTAACATAGCGGGCAATCCAAC
It includes:
- a CDS encoding VIT domain-containing protein yields the protein MQKIILLVTTTLLFNIAASYAGGFIIVMPDKHSNPNAIIPGQPNPALFPLESRSTQVNTSISGQTATTTIKQVFFNPTNRQLEGYFLFPVPKDVVISKFTMDINGVKHEAELLDATKARKIYEEIVRRSKDPALLEYYGKGMFRVRIFPILAKKEQKIQLTYTETLSKNNGTIEYSFPMNTEKYSAKPIQQISFKIDIDGKEKIKTVYCPTHPVEIIRKGAEKATVGFEASNVKSDRDFKLYFNLDNSKLGLSLLNYKMPNEDGYFFLNLSPGFGNEHEIVAKDIVFVMDKSGSMAGDKLDQAKKALRFCVENLNKNDRFEIIPFSTEATSLFGKVEQLNTSNKQKAIDFIDDINPIGGTNIEEALDLALSAQETNSKRPFFVIFMTDGKPTIGETEEDPLLKKVAAMNKKNVRIFTFGIGTNLNTHLLDKITASTNAYRTYVLPDEDIELKVSDFYSKASSPVLTDISIEFDKNVRISDVYDKKLPDLFKGGSISLMGRYKGSGKSTITVSGNINGARKTFQYSVDLSNENTELDFIPNLWASRAVGYLLDQIRLHGENEELVKEVTRLAKKHGIITPYTSYLILEDEAVASRNQAIQEQDLILRPRALDAPQLSDDIDFEEEVETIAGFGANAKKKDGKSSVRASKESQTMNKASNLAEIKQGVERLAYKDSSGKHRNLSEGIVNIQGRAMYNNNNEWLDANISLNQNKNIKTNRIKFNSEAYFKLMENQEAVAFLALGKNVRFMMNNEVYEIHE
- a CDS encoding endonuclease; amino-acid sequence: MRQKLCFLLIFIAPIVQAQYDQQQLLLNQNGQELLDELVDLYKPSFVLDYDDARDTLFAKVYALEDSVRCVYTGHALHLNTQVDPSTNLYNGGSANGINTEHTYPQSKGAGQGNARSDLHHLFPVRAAVNSARNNFPYAEIADEKTTAWFYNAVTESYPTKEATWYSELDFNAEVFEPKEAHKGNAARAIFYFYTMYKAEADAADPTFFAKQLPTICQWHLDDPVDSLEWERTHIIAHYQEGKANPFVLDCSLPYRTYCPYLPANSCFTSYNTLADFGAELYANFPNPATTSMTIQYELSRPTMVQISIYNSTGQCLKTLSLGEQDAGLFQKNIVCTDWASGVYAYRLSLEQNGHVINLVIQFTIKH
- a CDS encoding outer membrane beta-barrel protein; this translates as MGIQKLFVSVAVCALLLIGTNQSQAQFFKMGIKGGLTTSNLFTQGTPTMGMTGGLMGEFKFVNWLRLRTEANVLWHGTDKHFWEQDDVDYFAVGLPAMLEFMPVKNFFIGAGAELDYLVHAQGADMPNNRFNFGLVGHIEYRFFSKLGLGIRYVHNLGNFNKIGQIGDSVSNPNQPTAAFPSSSVQVSLSYLF
- a CDS encoding redoxin domain-containing protein; translated protein: MKYFNYTILLLLILSACKDPSKEKITFEDIKDSSHRAAPTKIEENITFFDTQNKIISTDKFNQLLAEGLYLSEQKQKIDGSEEVHLVSIKEHAKKLEAQPLPDFELSNLRGERYTKQSLAGKVTILSFWFTASHICTKDIQDLNALAKKYANNKNCIWIAPALDSPANLSRFLRGKSWNFDFAADQELLALKFGIITYPTHLIIDKQGNISKAVIRHPKTNEVVEQTIQNLLS